The Candidatus Equadaptatus faecalis genome includes a window with the following:
- a CDS encoding 1-deoxy-D-xylulose-5-phosphate synthase, producing MEQLDTVCSYKEVKKLDGNGLKELCRRLRTLILDVTLKNGGHLASSLGAVEINAALLKAFDPDKDKILFDVGHQSYAYKILTQGVERFATLRQKGGMAGFPRLDESRYDAFTTGHSSTSVSAAMGYAKARDLRGENHHVVAVIGDGSLLNGVSFEALNNMEPNNSKVIIVLNDNRMSIDRRVGGAANHLAQLAVNSTYKKFKAFVKKKSENSGFRPALENWKNKLKAIVLPANIFEQFGISYWGPFDGHNAEELAKVFELAKQYDKSLVIHVITKKGKGFKETEENPSYFHGVGANSSLQIPQGSGKLAWGKAAADCLTGLAEKDDKIFALTAAMKDGTKLGEFAEKYPERFIDTGIAEEHTLVYAAGLAAGGMKPAVCIYSTFLQRAADQVMHDICLPKLPVLLCIDRSGLVGNDGETHHGLFDIAWLKALPNMTIAAPRDEKELKFMIDGWAERKIPMAVRYPRGNVPAFDFEKTSAEWGKLQLIREGKDILLIAAGATLPLMLETAEKLKADGRYATIVDLRFIKPLDREGLLEQLKKHSLAVTAEDASLKGGIGEEIAALVSQNLLNCKIISVGVPDRFISHASPAEQWEECGMTSGSIIRLINES from the coding sequence ATGGAACAGCTTGATACTGTATGCAGTTATAAAGAAGTAAAAAAGCTTGACGGAAATGGGCTTAAGGAACTGTGCCGCAGGCTTAGGACTCTTATACTTGACGTAACGCTGAAAAATGGCGGACATCTTGCCTCTTCGCTCGGTGCGGTGGAAATTAACGCTGCTCTGCTTAAGGCGTTTGACCCTGATAAGGACAAAATACTGTTTGACGTCGGGCACCAGAGTTACGCCTACAAAATTCTTACGCAGGGCGTGGAACGCTTTGCCACGCTGCGCCAAAAGGGCGGTATGGCAGGCTTTCCCAGACTGGACGAAAGCCGATACGACGCGTTCACAACAGGACACAGCAGCACGTCGGTTTCAGCCGCAATGGGCTATGCAAAAGCACGCGATCTCAGAGGAGAAAATCATCACGTCGTTGCCGTTATAGGCGACGGCTCTCTGCTGAACGGAGTTTCTTTTGAAGCGCTCAATAACATGGAGCCGAATAACTCCAAGGTTATTATCGTTTTGAATGACAACAGAATGTCAATAGACAGACGCGTCGGAGGAGCCGCCAACCATCTGGCGCAGCTTGCGGTGAACAGTACCTACAAAAAATTCAAGGCGTTTGTCAAGAAGAAAAGCGAAAACAGCGGTTTCAGACCCGCACTTGAAAACTGGAAAAACAAACTTAAAGCGATTGTTCTTCCTGCAAATATATTCGAGCAGTTCGGCATAAGCTACTGGGGACCTTTTGACGGACATAACGCCGAAGAACTTGCGAAGGTGTTTGAACTTGCCAAACAGTATGACAAATCGCTCGTTATCCACGTTATAACGAAAAAAGGCAAGGGCTTTAAAGAAACGGAAGAAAATCCGTCTTATTTCCACGGGGTAGGCGCAAATTCCTCCCTGCAGATACCGCAAGGCAGCGGGAAGCTTGCATGGGGCAAAGCGGCGGCGGACTGCCTGACGGGACTGGCTGAAAAAGACGACAAAATTTTTGCCTTGACGGCGGCTATGAAGGACGGGACAAAGCTTGGAGAGTTCGCCGAAAAATATCCGGAACGCTTCATAGATACAGGCATAGCCGAAGAACACACCCTTGTTTACGCGGCGGGACTTGCCGCCGGCGGAATGAAGCCTGCCGTGTGCATTTATTCAACCTTCCTGCAGCGTGCCGCCGATCAGGTTATGCACGATATTTGCCTTCCGAAACTGCCAGTGCTGCTCTGCATTGACAGAAGCGGGCTTGTCGGAAACGACGGTGAAACTCACCACGGACTTTTTGACATTGCGTGGCTCAAAGCGCTGCCGAATATGACGATAGCCGCACCGAGGGACGAAAAAGAACTGAAATTTATGATAGACGGTTGGGCGGAGAGAAAAATTCCTATGGCGGTACGCTATCCGCGCGGAAACGTTCCGGCTTTTGATTTTGAAAAGACATCTGCTGAATGGGGAAAATTGCAGCTGATCAGAGAAGGAAAGGATATATTGCTGATTGCAGCCGGTGCCACTCTGCCTCTTATGCTTGAAACAGCTGAAAAACTGAAGGCAGACGGCAGATATGCGACGATAGTTGATCTGCGTTTTATAAAGCCGCTTGACAGGGAAGGTCTGCTTGAACAGCTTAAAAAACACAGTTTGGCTGTTACGGCTGAGGACGCTTCGCTTAAAGGCGGAATCGGTGAAGAAATCGCGGCGCTTGTTTCGCAGAACTTGTTAAACTGCAAAATAATCAGCGTCGGTGTTCCCGACCGTTTTATATCGCATGCTTCGCCCGCGGAACAGTGGGAAGAATGCGGTATGACCTCCGGCA
- a CDS encoding polyprenyl synthetase family protein, translating to MDFQQVMAEFKAYADYVDQYIEKTAETRASRVPEKLFESMEYSLTAGGKRLRPVLCLAAAEACGCTKEQAMPMALGYEMTHTASLIHDDLPCMDDDDMRRGKPSNHAKFGETLAILAGDALMVESIAYPLVYTSGVSSDRLLNAVRIFTEAFGPSGVCGGQVLDMDSALAEKEPDYVRKVAALKTGELIKAALMSGAALGTDDGKTLLIFEEYGKHLGAAFQIIDDILDVTTTAEQLGKTPGKDAEQGKINYVTAYGLEKAKEFAKEESEAAKAVISELLGEESFLAQLPMALLERTK from the coding sequence ATGGATTTTCAGCAGGTTATGGCTGAATTTAAAGCCTATGCCGATTATGTTGACCAATATATAGAAAAAACTGCCGAAACGCGCGCCAGCCGTGTTCCTGAAAAGCTTTTCGAGTCTATGGAGTATTCTCTCACGGCCGGAGGCAAAAGACTGCGCCCCGTGCTCTGCCTGGCGGCTGCAGAGGCCTGCGGCTGCACAAAGGAACAGGCAATGCCGATGGCTCTCGGCTATGAAATGACCCATACAGCTTCGCTTATTCATGATGATCTGCCTTGCATGGACGATGACGATATGCGCCGCGGAAAACCGTCAAATCACGCAAAATTCGGCGAAACTCTTGCCATTCTTGCCGGCGACGCGCTTATGGTCGAGTCGATAGCCTATCCTTTGGTGTACACTTCCGGAGTGAGCTCAGACAGGCTGCTCAACGCTGTCCGCATATTTACCGAAGCTTTTGGACCGTCCGGCGTCTGCGGCGGGCAGGTGCTTGACATGGATTCGGCGCTTGCCGAAAAGGAGCCGGATTACGTTCGCAAGGTTGCAGCGCTTAAAACCGGAGAACTTATAAAAGCGGCTCTTATGAGCGGCGCAGCTCTCGGTACCGATGACGGGAAAACGCTTCTGATTTTTGAGGAATACGGTAAGCATCTCGGAGCGGCGTTTCAGATTATAGACGATATTCTGGACGTTACCACTACCGCCGAACAGCTTGGCAAAACGCCGGGCAAGGACGCGGAGCAGGGAAAAATAAATTACGTTACAGCCTACGGGCTGGAGAAAGCAAAGGAATTCGCAAAGGAGGAGTCAGAAGCGGCAAAAGCTGTTATTTCTGAACTGCTCGGTGAGGAAAGTTTTCTTGCACAGCTGCCGATGGCACTTCTTGAAAGAACTAAATAA
- the xseB gene encoding exodeoxyribonuclease VII small subunit — translation MNFTKNLEKIEELLGKIEKHETTVEEALGDFEKAVGVIKECKEFLENAKQKVTELSDSVRDGEE, via the coding sequence ATGAATTTTACCAAAAATCTTGAAAAAATTGAGGAGCTTCTCGGCAAAATTGAGAAACATGAAACGACAGTTGAGGAAGCTCTCGGAGATTTTGAGAAAGCAGTCGGTGTCATTAAAGAGTGCAAGGAATTTCTGGAAAATGCCAAACAGAAGGTAACTGAACTGAGCGATTCAGTAAGGGACGGGGAGGAATAA
- a CDS encoding 50S ribosomal protein L28 — MSKYCDCCGRGPVTGNAVSHSNRHTRRRWLINIQTVRVNVGGGETRKLHICTKCLRSGIVQRAVK; from the coding sequence ATGTCGAAATACTGTGATTGCTGCGGACGCGGCCCTGTAACGGGCAACGCAGTCAGCCATTCAAACCGCCACACAAGACGCCGCTGGCTTATTAACATTCAGACCGTACGCGTCAACGTCGGAGGCGGAGAGACCCGCAAACTCCACATCTGCACAAAATGTCTCAGATCCGGTATAGTTCAGAGAGCCGTTAAATAA
- a CDS encoding DNA translocase FtsK: MLKNTNGRQKDYSLQKKAAEKILTALFLVLSLFVLVSFCTDKTGTFGTKTADFLTGYAGGALVIPLCFAVYVCICRIFSKEVPNFVRQTAATLLLYLAASAVLGIKELTDGESTVHCLRAGKAGRFIAEKAFGTLGAFGTLLAGAVCMYIVFLLYGLPINGCIKNCAVFVWTKLSSRNKKEEKNADENDGTKAAIEEPFDEELVLKDEIKPKRTRRKKENTAEVQDPNFDLGALQAAEEGIFPPPPEIFGPEETHDNELKPERCMPLGEKMIKALDEFGVQAELADILVGPTVIQFRITLGSGIRTSKVATLSNDIALALAVPSIRIETPVPGTSYVGIEIPNPHRRGIPMRTMIEDDSYRRTKCALPMPFGVTVSGETTVIGLETLPHLLVAGTTGSGKSVFINSCIVGLCSHCTPDELRLILVDPKRVEFAVYDNLPHLLTPPVASPKKAVHTLAWAVNEMERRFSDFESARVRNLEAFNARPNLLPKDRKPHIVIIVDELADLMMTASKEVEDYIVRLAQKARAAGIHLILATQRPSVNVITGLIKANIPARVAFSVATGIDSRTIIDGVGAEKLLGKGDMLFLSTKNPKPVRIQSPWIADDILENWLQYMNNLFGDPVFFEDIEKQSDSGFGNDEELDDKVDDKLEKAVECVLTTGIASASNLQRRLGVGFSRASRLIDMMQTLGIVGKQEGSKARDILVDETEAQERLDEILGK, encoded by the coding sequence ATGCTGAAAAACACAAACGGCAGACAGAAAGATTACAGTTTGCAGAAAAAGGCGGCGGAAAAAATCCTGACAGCGCTGTTTCTTGTGTTGTCGCTTTTCGTGCTGGTTTCATTCTGTACGGACAAAACGGGGACTTTTGGAACGAAAACAGCTGATTTCCTGACCGGTTACGCAGGAGGCGCGCTCGTAATTCCGCTCTGTTTTGCCGTGTACGTCTGCATCTGCCGTATTTTTTCAAAAGAAGTTCCAAATTTTGTCAGACAAACGGCGGCAACGCTTCTGCTTTATTTGGCTGCCTCAGCTGTTTTGGGCATAAAGGAACTTACGGACGGAGAAAGCACGGTACACTGCCTCAGAGCAGGGAAAGCCGGCCGCTTTATCGCAGAAAAAGCGTTCGGTACGCTCGGAGCTTTCGGGACTCTTCTTGCAGGTGCCGTATGCATGTATATAGTGTTTCTGCTCTACGGACTGCCGATTAACGGCTGCATTAAAAACTGTGCTGTGTTTGTATGGACGAAACTTTCCAGCCGCAACAAAAAAGAAGAGAAAAATGCTGATGAGAATGACGGCACAAAAGCCGCAATAGAGGAGCCGTTTGACGAAGAACTTGTGCTAAAGGACGAAATTAAGCCGAAACGCACACGCAGGAAAAAAGAAAATACCGCAGAGGTGCAGGATCCGAATTTCGATTTGGGAGCTTTACAGGCAGCTGAAGAAGGAATTTTCCCGCCTCCGCCCGAAATTTTCGGTCCTGAGGAAACGCATGACAACGAACTGAAGCCTGAGCGCTGCATGCCGCTCGGTGAAAAGATGATAAAGGCGCTTGACGAATTCGGTGTTCAGGCAGAGTTAGCAGATATACTTGTCGGTCCGACGGTTATTCAGTTCAGGATAACGCTCGGTTCGGGCATACGCACTTCAAAGGTTGCAACTCTTTCAAACGATATAGCTCTTGCCCTTGCCGTTCCTTCGATACGCATAGAAACGCCGGTGCCAGGGACGTCGTATGTCGGCATTGAAATTCCGAACCCGCACCGCAGGGGCATTCCAATGCGTACCATGATAGAGGACGATTCTTACAGAAGAACAAAATGTGCCCTGCCTATGCCTTTCGGCGTAACCGTCAGCGGAGAAACAACGGTAATAGGGCTTGAAACGCTGCCTCATCTGCTTGTAGCCGGTACTACCGGCTCCGGCAAGTCTGTCTTTATAAATTCCTGCATAGTCGGTCTCTGTTCTCACTGCACTCCTGACGAGCTGAGGCTTATTCTTGTTGACCCGAAACGCGTTGAGTTTGCGGTGTACGACAATCTTCCGCATCTGCTCACGCCGCCTGTCGCAAGCCCCAAAAAGGCTGTTCATACGCTTGCGTGGGCTGTCAACGAAATGGAACGCCGTTTCAGCGACTTTGAGAGCGCAAGGGTGCGCAATCTTGAAGCCTTTAACGCGCGTCCAAATCTGCTGCCGAAGGATAGAAAACCTCATATAGTAATTATCGTTGACGAACTTGCCGACCTTATGATGACAGCTTCGAAAGAGGTTGAAGATTACATTGTACGGCTTGCGCAGAAGGCAAGGGCTGCCGGCATACACCTCATTCTTGCCACGCAGCGTCCGTCCGTGAACGTAATAACCGGACTTATCAAGGCGAATATTCCTGCACGAGTGGCGTTCTCCGTTGCAACCGGAATTGACTCCCGCACGATAATCGACGGAGTAGGAGCCGAAAAACTGCTCGGCAAGGGAGATATGCTATTCCTTTCCACGAAGAACCCGAAGCCCGTGCGTATACAGTCCCCGTGGATTGCAGACGATATTCTTGAGAACTGGCTGCAGTACATGAATAATCTGTTCGGCGACCCAGTGTTCTTTGAAGACATAGAAAAACAAAGTGATTCTGGATTTGGAAATGACGAAGAATTGGATGATAAAGTGGATGATAAATTAGAAAAAGCAGTCGAATGTGTGCTTACAACAGGAATAGCTTCCGCCAGTAATTTACAGAGAAGATTAGGTGTTGGGTTTTCGCGCGCGTCAAGACTTATTGATATGATGCAGACACTTGGAATAGTTGGGAAACAAGAAGGTTCTAAGGCAAGAGATATTCTTGTGGACGAGACAGAAGCTCAGGAGCGTCTTGATGAAATACTCGGAAAATAA
- a CDS encoding TldD/PmbA family protein, producing MTDHFNDITDEITGKGAQYCDLYLQSSVAHSVRYEDKKIAELSSVVTEGTGARIVTDGKSFFAHRTGVSSLSAAEALNAALEPSEICGTTYDGGNEKLLEKNVPADKYPVDFLHDIDAELRRRSPAIQQISFRFSQSDKDILIIGPDGLRKSCSRKYTSFAAQIVAEKDGQLQTASERRCMTLEPSAFWEGAAAKDIADAAFDRAMLMLEAKPCPAGKMNVFLAGEAGGTIIHEACGHGLEADIVEKDSSVFKGRLGQRVASELVTMVDDPTICGLYGSYEFDDEGTKASSTLLIENGILKGYLTDRLSASLYGYPATGNGRRQSYRKLPIPRMSNTFLLPGAHKSVEEMCDIARNGLYVKKMGGGEVNPTTGDFVFYVAEAYIIRGGKIKEPVKGATLTGNGPEVLKNICALGDNLVMDPGICGKSGQSVPVTDGQPSMVVKGITVGGREV from the coding sequence ATGACTGACCATTTTAACGATATTACTGACGAGATAACGGGAAAAGGCGCACAGTACTGCGATTTGTATCTGCAGTCTTCAGTTGCCCATTCCGTGCGCTACGAGGATAAAAAAATTGCGGAGCTGTCTTCTGTGGTCACCGAAGGAACGGGCGCAAGGATTGTGACCGACGGCAAAAGTTTTTTCGCGCACCGTACCGGAGTTTCGTCTTTGTCAGCCGCGGAGGCGCTTAATGCCGCGCTGGAGCCGTCGGAAATATGCGGTACAACGTATGACGGCGGAAATGAAAAGCTGCTTGAAAAGAACGTACCGGCGGATAAATATCCCGTTGATTTTCTTCACGATATTGACGCCGAGCTTCGCAGGCGTTCGCCCGCAATACAGCAGATAAGTTTCCGCTTTTCGCAGTCGGACAAGGATATTCTTATAATCGGTCCTGACGGTCTGCGGAAAAGCTGCAGCAGAAAATATACCTCTTTTGCCGCGCAGATAGTCGCTGAAAAGGACGGGCAGCTGCAGACCGCCTCCGAGCGGCGCTGCATGACGCTTGAACCTTCCGCTTTCTGGGAAGGGGCAGCCGCGAAAGATATAGCGGACGCGGCTTTTGACCGCGCCATGCTTATGCTTGAAGCGAAGCCGTGCCCTGCCGGAAAAATGAACGTTTTTCTTGCCGGGGAAGCAGGGGGAACGATTATTCACGAGGCGTGCGGACACGGGCTTGAGGCGGATATAGTTGAAAAGGATTCATCAGTTTTCAAGGGACGGCTCGGACAGAGAGTTGCGTCGGAGCTTGTGACGATGGTTGACGATCCGACAATCTGTGGTTTGTACGGCAGCTACGAATTTGATGACGAGGGAACAAAGGCTTCCTCGACGCTGCTGATTGAGAACGGTATTTTGAAGGGGTATCTTACTGACAGACTTTCCGCTTCGCTTTACGGCTATCCTGCCACTGGAAACGGAAGACGCCAGTCGTACAGGAAACTCCCTATTCCGAGAATGAGCAATACGTTCCTTCTGCCCGGTGCGCACAAAAGCGTTGAAGAGATGTGCGATATTGCACGGAACGGACTTTACGTCAAAAAAATGGGCGGCGGGGAAGTTAACCCGACAACGGGAGATTTTGTGTTTTATGTCGCAGAAGCGTATATAATAAGAGGTGGTAAAATAAAAGAGCCGGTAAAGGGCGCAACACTTACGGGCAACGGTCCTGAGGTGCTGAAAAATATCTGCGCACTCGGCGATAATCTTGTCATGGATCCGGGTATCTGCGGAAAATCGGGGCAGAGTGTGCCCGTAACTGACGGTCAGCCGTCGATGGTTGTCAAAGGAATAACCGTAGGAGGAAGAGAAGTTTAA
- a CDS encoding DUF4911 domain-containing protein, with protein sequence MTIPVAKVHLTMDSRDIYYASWNLDACDGLGFMQTDDAAHGKAAIITPANLLDEVRSFVGGLQAEGMNITIDSVEEL encoded by the coding sequence ATGACAATTCCCGTCGCGAAGGTTCATCTGACGATGGACTCAAGGGATATTTATTACGCAAGCTGGAATCTTGACGCCTGCGACGGTCTCGGTTTTATGCAGACGGACGACGCGGCTCACGGTAAGGCTGCAATTATTACCCCTGCCAATCTGCTTGACGAGGTTAGATCGTTTGTCGGAGGTCTGCAGGCTGAGGGAATGAATATTACGATTGATTCGGTTGAGGAACTGTAA
- the mltG gene encoding endolytic transglycosylase MltG — translation MKRLEVLIYAAALFFLFALCRYIPQTYPQLYRAELKPVSVNVRKGCSTQSLVHTLKQKDVILFEKPMRVWLALSGSDKTIRPGMCRIVPGSVFTVSKQLKNARPEFCAVSIIPGKTLAEIAESNGLSLERLKSELADADNFPEELRPLLPKDVSARSVFLLPESYFLVPNEKIEQQLTAFASKLWFEKVGKTIPAEKFNAKCLFETGIMASIVEGEARVKEDRKPLAEIFLKRLKVPMRLQSCATVIYCWKEFKGVKKSRLTYADLNIDCPYNTYRKDGLPPGPINVPSADCWLAVCGAGDTEYLYFVADGNGRHLFSKSYDEHLKKQRGIKR, via the coding sequence ATGAAAAGACTTGAGGTGCTGATTTACGCGGCGGCGCTGTTTTTCCTTTTTGCGCTGTGCCGGTATATTCCGCAGACTTACCCGCAGCTTTACAGGGCGGAGCTTAAGCCTGTTTCCGTGAACGTGCGCAAAGGATGCAGCACGCAGTCGCTTGTTCACACACTGAAGCAGAAGGACGTTATCCTTTTTGAAAAGCCTATGCGCGTGTGGCTTGCGCTCAGCGGCAGCGATAAGACAATTCGGCCGGGCATGTGCAGGATAGTGCCTGGAAGCGTCTTCACTGTATCAAAACAGCTTAAAAACGCAAGACCCGAATTCTGCGCCGTTTCGATTATTCCGGGCAAAACTCTTGCAGAAATCGCCGAAAGCAATGGTTTGAGCCTTGAAAGGCTTAAGAGCGAGCTTGCGGATGCGGACAATTTTCCGGAGGAACTCAGGCCGCTTCTGCCGAAGGACGTATCGGCAAGGTCAGTGTTTCTTCTGCCTGAGAGTTATTTCCTTGTTCCGAACGAAAAAATTGAGCAGCAGCTTACAGCTTTTGCTTCAAAGCTTTGGTTTGAAAAAGTCGGCAAAACGATTCCGGCTGAAAAGTTTAATGCGAAATGTCTGTTTGAAACGGGAATTATGGCTTCAATCGTAGAGGGTGAAGCACGCGTGAAGGAAGACAGAAAACCGCTTGCGGAGATTTTCCTGAAGCGGCTTAAGGTTCCGATGAGACTGCAGTCCTGTGCAACGGTTATTTACTGCTGGAAGGAATTTAAGGGAGTTAAAAAATCACGGCTTACGTATGCTGATTTAAATATAGACTGTCCGTACAATACGTACAGAAAGGACGGGCTTCCGCCGGGGCCGATCAACGTGCCTTCCGCGGACTGCTGGCTCGCGGTGTGCGGCGCAGGAGATACTGAGTATCTTTATTTTGTCGCTGACGGAAACGGCAGGCATCTTTTCAGCAAGAGCTACGACGAGCATTTGAAGAAGCAGAGAGGCATCAAAAGATGA
- a CDS encoding phosphoglycerate dehydrogenase: MTEKKFKILVTEKVGQSGLDLLKEAPDVDLEINMTLTHGQLLEKLADIDGILTRSGTSMGTKEIEAAPKLKVIGRAGVGVDNINIPEATRRGIIVVNAPTGNTLAATELTMANMLGMIRKVPQAHNSIHKGEWKRSLFTGMQLNGKKLLIIGLGRIGSQIAKRCRAFGMDVYAYDPYISNIKAESLKVTLLKDLSEAVSLADVVTIHTPLNAETKNMFSREMLAKLKQGAYLINCARGGIVDEKAVTDAVREGHIAGFATDVYAKEPLTPDHPFLAENIADKVVVTPHIGANTFEAQLEVSKIAAENMLAVLRGKPYLYAVNLPFMIQNLSDDQKKYLELSEKIGKLAAKLAEAYKSGVRGLDITYRGSVFGDDTPLGPNQYRPYTIAMLKGLLEVSQGEETSYMLAPISAKDRGIDISEQFGEHKTYNNLVEVMLETEKTTLRIAGTITEEGRQRIVRVNDDWIDFVPEEQLILFRNNDKPGVIGKVGSILGENGINIASFALGRKASHDGYAFAAVQVDGEIDEMLMTKLRTVENMIWVVAVDLREQI; encoded by the coding sequence ATGACTGAAAAGAAATTCAAAATACTCGTAACGGAAAAAGTAGGACAGTCCGGGCTTGACCTTCTCAAAGAAGCACCGGACGTTGACCTTGAAATCAACATGACACTGACACACGGGCAGCTTCTTGAAAAACTCGCGGACATAGACGGAATACTCACACGCAGCGGAACTTCAATGGGCACGAAAGAAATTGAGGCCGCCCCGAAGCTTAAAGTCATCGGCAGGGCAGGCGTAGGCGTTGACAACATTAACATACCTGAAGCCACGCGGCGCGGAATTATAGTCGTCAACGCCCCCACCGGCAACACCCTTGCCGCCACGGAACTGACAATGGCGAACATGCTCGGAATGATACGCAAAGTTCCGCAGGCACACAACTCAATCCACAAAGGCGAATGGAAACGCAGTCTCTTTACCGGAATGCAGCTTAACGGCAAAAAACTTCTGATAATCGGACTCGGCAGAATAGGCTCACAGATTGCAAAACGCTGCCGCGCATTCGGAATGGACGTCTATGCCTACGACCCGTACATCTCAAACATAAAAGCGGAATCGCTTAAAGTAACTCTGCTCAAAGACCTTTCGGAGGCGGTTTCGCTTGCCGACGTCGTCACCATACACACGCCGCTCAACGCTGAAACGAAAAACATGTTCAGCCGTGAAATGCTTGCGAAACTCAAGCAGGGCGCATACCTCATAAACTGCGCACGCGGCGGAATTGTTGATGAAAAAGCGGTCACGGACGCGGTCAGGGAAGGACACATAGCCGGATTTGCAACTGACGTCTACGCGAAAGAACCGCTCACGCCTGACCACCCGTTCCTTGCGGAAAATATAGCTGACAAGGTTGTCGTAACGCCTCACATAGGGGCAAACACCTTTGAAGCTCAGCTTGAAGTATCAAAAATAGCCGCTGAAAATATGCTCGCCGTACTCAGAGGCAAGCCGTATCTCTACGCGGTCAACCTGCCGTTTATGATACAGAACCTCAGCGACGACCAGAAAAAATATCTTGAACTGTCCGAAAAAATCGGAAAACTCGCCGCGAAACTCGCGGAAGCCTATAAAAGCGGAGTGCGCGGGCTCGACATCACATACAGGGGCAGCGTATTCGGCGATGACACGCCGCTCGGACCGAACCAGTACCGCCCCTACACGATAGCAATGCTCAAGGGACTGCTTGAAGTCAGTCAGGGAGAAGAAACATCCTACATGCTCGCCCCGATATCCGCAAAAGACAGAGGAATAGACATCAGCGAACAGTTCGGCGAACACAAAACCTACAACAACCTCGTTGAAGTCATGCTCGAAACTGAAAAAACGACACTTCGCATTGCAGGTACGATAACCGAAGAAGGCCGTCAGAGAATAGTGCGCGTCAACGACGACTGGATTGACTTTGTACCTGAAGAACAGCTTATTCTCTTCAGAAACAACGACAAACCGGGCGTTATCGGAAAAGTCGGAAGCATACTCGGTGAAAACGGCATTAACATAGCAAGCTTCGCCCTCGGCAGAAAAGCATCGCACGACGGATATGCCTTTGCAGCAGTTCAGGTTGACGGAGAAATAGACGAAATGCTTATGACCAAACTGCGCACCGTTGAAAATATGATATGGGTCGTTGCTGTTGACCTCAGAGAACAGATATAG
- a CDS encoding phosphatidate cytidylyltransferase, protein MENKKSDLPLRVFGSIFVVTAVLGGIWLGNPLWAVICSAAALVSLWEFYKLTAKDHKYSPILMFLLAGAVLYAVVFKRESGLLLVFASIFVILVLFDEVWDRQRTGNSMALRSTGNFIGGGAYVVLPWCYLALLRDTENGKALVAVLFFCTWACDVFAYFTGRRFGKHKLCDKVSPKKTWEGSFGGAAACMLCAFVGALLFKLPLLHMTALGLFCGVLGQAGDLAESVLKREAGVKDSGNLIPGHGGMLDRFDSMLVNAVIAYIIFGLFAR, encoded by the coding sequence ATGGAAAATAAAAAATCAGATTTACCTCTGCGCGTTTTCGGCAGTATATTTGTGGTCACCGCCGTTTTGGGCGGCATTTGGCTCGGAAATCCACTCTGGGCAGTGATATGTTCAGCAGCTGCTCTTGTCTCTTTGTGGGAATTTTACAAACTTACGGCAAAAGATCACAAATATTCCCCGATACTGATGTTTCTGCTTGCAGGAGCGGTTCTTTACGCGGTTGTTTTCAAACGCGAAAGTGGTCTGTTGCTTGTTTTTGCATCCATTTTTGTAATTTTGGTGCTGTTCGACGAGGTCTGGGACAGGCAGAGAACCGGAAACAGCATGGCTCTGCGCAGCACGGGCAACTTTATCGGAGGAGGTGCTTACGTTGTTCTCCCGTGGTGCTATCTTGCGCTTCTGCGCGACACTGAAAACGGCAAAGCTTTGGTGGCGGTGCTTTTCTTCTGCACCTGGGCATGCGACGTTTTTGCCTATTTTACCGGAAGGCGTTTTGGAAAGCACAAACTCTGCGACAAGGTCAGCCCGAAAAAAACATGGGAAGGAAGCTTCGGAGGCGCCGCTGCCTGTATGCTTTGCGCGTTTGTCGGAGCTCTGCTCTTTAAGCTTCCGCTTCTGCACATGACTGCGCTCGGGCTGTTTTGCGGAGTGCTCGGTCAGGCTGGAGACCTTGCTGAATCTGTTCTCAAAAGAGAAGCCGGAGTCAAGGATTCGGGAAACCTTATTCCCGGACACGGCGGAATGCTTGACCGTTTTGACAGTATGCTCGTGAACGCTGTCATCGCTTATATAATTTTCGGACTTTTTGCGAGATAA